From the genome of Pelobacter propionicus DSM 2379, one region includes:
- the hisG gene encoding ATP phosphoribosyltransferase translates to MSNMLKFGIPKGSLENATVELFKKSGWQVSISSRSYFPGIDDSEMTCKLIRPQEMGRYVERATIDAGIAGRDWVSENQSDVVEVCEMVYSKVSRRPARWVLVANGDSNVKGPEDLAGATIATELVGFTKRYFSERNIPVNVEFSWGATEAKVVDGLCDAIVEVTETGSTIKANGLRIVCELMESVPVLIANKASWADPWKREKIEQIATLLKSSLAAENMVGLKMNAPGDKVEAITSVLPSLKNATVSHLYNSDWLSIESVMSEKEVRRVIPELIKLGAEGIIEYPLNKII, encoded by the coding sequence ATGAGCAACATGCTGAAATTCGGCATCCCCAAGGGAAGCCTTGAAAACGCCACCGTTGAGCTGTTCAAAAAGTCGGGCTGGCAGGTGAGCATCTCGTCGCGCAGCTATTTCCCAGGCATCGACGACAGTGAGATGACCTGTAAGTTGATCCGCCCCCAGGAGATGGGGCGCTACGTGGAGCGCGCCACCATCGACGCCGGCATCGCCGGCCGCGACTGGGTCAGCGAGAACCAGTCCGACGTGGTGGAAGTCTGCGAGATGGTCTACTCCAAGGTTTCCCGGCGCCCGGCACGCTGGGTGCTGGTGGCAAACGGCGATTCCAACGTCAAGGGGCCGGAGGACCTGGCCGGCGCCACCATCGCCACCGAACTGGTCGGCTTCACCAAGCGCTACTTTAGCGAGCGCAACATCCCGGTCAACGTGGAGTTCTCCTGGGGCGCCACCGAAGCCAAGGTGGTTGACGGCCTGTGCGATGCCATCGTGGAAGTCACCGAGACCGGCTCCACCATCAAGGCCAACGGCCTGCGCATCGTCTGCGAACTGATGGAGTCGGTGCCGGTGCTGATCGCCAACAAGGCCTCCTGGGCCGACCCCTGGAAGCGGGAGAAGATCGAGCAGATCGCCACCCTGTTGAAATCATCCCTGGCTGCCGAGAACATGGTGGGGCTCAAGATGAACGCCCCCGGTGACAAGGTCGAGGCCATCACCAGCGTGCTGCCCAGCCTGAAGAACGCCACCGTCTCCCACCTGTACAACTCCGACTGGCTCTCCATCGAGAGCGTCATGAGCGAGAAGGAGGTGCGCCGCGTCATCCCCGAGCTGATCAAGCTGGGGGCCGAGGGGATCATCGAGTATCCGCTGAACAAGATCATCTGA
- the mntA gene encoding type VII toxin-antitoxin system MntA family adenylyltransferase antitoxin has translation MNQEAIIAAIQEGLPGLLAVYAFGSRIQGTAEPESDLDLAVLVEGYADPLLLWDLSGKLADLAGCEVDLLDLRAASTVMQYQVITRGERWWGRDVRAGIYEAAILSEKTELDRSRAELLGDILREGTIHGR, from the coding sequence ATGAATCAAGAGGCGATCATTGCTGCCATACAGGAAGGCCTTCCCGGCCTGCTGGCAGTCTACGCATTCGGCAGCCGCATACAGGGCACGGCCGAGCCGGAGAGTGATCTCGACCTGGCGGTCCTGGTCGAAGGGTATGCCGACCCGCTTCTGCTCTGGGATCTTTCCGGAAAGCTGGCAGATCTGGCCGGATGCGAGGTGGACCTTCTGGACCTGCGCGCCGCTTCAACGGTAATGCAGTACCAGGTCATCACCCGGGGTGAGCGCTGGTGGGGACGTGATGTTCGGGCCGGAATATATGAGGCAGCCATCCTGAGCGAGAAAACCGAGCTGGACAGATCCCGAGCCGAACTGTTGGGGGATATCCTGAGGGAAGGAACCATTCATGGTCGATGA
- the hepT gene encoding type VII toxin-antitoxin system HepT family RNase toxin: MVDDVLINKAASIERCVKRAREEYERNTASFAEDYTRQDAAILNVQRACEAALDMGQHLIRRDRLGVPQSARDVFSLLARAGYIEDSLADSLKRMVGFRNIAVHDYQDLQLPIVIAIIEKHLDDFLLYSRSILLRDGQSS, translated from the coding sequence ATGGTCGATGACGTACTGATCAACAAGGCCGCCAGCATCGAGCGCTGCGTAAAACGAGCCCGCGAGGAATACGAACGGAACACCGCATCCTTTGCGGAGGATTATACGCGCCAGGACGCGGCCATCCTGAATGTCCAGCGCGCCTGCGAGGCTGCGCTGGACATGGGCCAGCACCTGATCCGGCGAGACCGGCTGGGTGTTCCCCAGAGCGCCCGCGACGTATTTTCACTGCTCGCCCGGGCCGGATACATCGAAGACAGCCTGGCAGACAGCCTGAAACGCATGGTCGGCTTCCGCAACATCGCCGTGCATGACTACCAGGACCTGCAACTGCCCATCGTCATCGCCATCATCGAAAAGCACCTGGATGACTTCCTGCTCTACAGCAGGAGCATCCTGCTGCGCGATGGCCAATCGTCATGA
- a CDS encoding bifunctional methionine sulfoxide reductase B/A protein, whose product MKDKPAAYQKAEPDQLKKRLTPEQYRVTQQCGTEPPFQNAYWNNHDPGIYVDVVSGEPLFSSLHKFDSGSGWPSFSQPLEKEQITSREDTGQGMGRTEVRSRDGDSHLGHLFNDGPAPTGQRYCINSAALRFIPAGKLWSEGYGLYAPRFEAAGVKTDAPECETTVLAGGCFWGMQDILRTIPGVVSTRVGYTGGHLKNPRYEDTHDSKSGHAESVEIVFDPRRLSYEELLATWFFRMHDPTTKDRQGNDQGSQYRSAIFYTSELQRTIAERVKRTVDRSGKWKAPLVTEIVPATTFYPAEEYHQDYLLKNPGGYSCHYLRD is encoded by the coding sequence ATGAAAGACAAACCTGCAGCTTACCAGAAAGCGGAACCTGATCAACTGAAGAAACGGCTCACCCCGGAGCAGTACCGGGTCACCCAGCAGTGCGGCACCGAGCCCCCCTTCCAGAATGCCTACTGGAACAACCACGATCCCGGCATCTACGTGGACGTGGTTTCCGGCGAGCCGCTGTTCAGCTCCCTGCACAAGTTCGACTCCGGCAGCGGCTGGCCCAGTTTTTCCCAGCCCCTGGAGAAGGAGCAGATCACCAGCAGGGAAGACACCGGTCAGGGCATGGGGCGCACCGAGGTCCGCTCCCGGGACGGGGACTCCCACCTGGGGCATCTCTTCAATGACGGCCCTGCGCCCACCGGCCAGCGCTACTGCATCAACTCCGCCGCGCTGCGCTTCATCCCGGCCGGCAAACTGTGGAGCGAGGGATACGGCCTCTATGCGCCGCGGTTCGAGGCCGCTGGCGTCAAGACCGATGCGCCGGAATGCGAGACAACCGTACTGGCCGGAGGCTGTTTCTGGGGCATGCAGGACATCCTGCGCACAATACCGGGAGTGGTTTCCACACGGGTGGGCTACACTGGCGGGCACCTGAAAAACCCGCGCTACGAGGACACCCACGACTCCAAGAGCGGGCACGCCGAGAGCGTGGAGATCGTCTTCGACCCGCGCCGACTGAGCTATGAGGAGTTGCTGGCCACCTGGTTCTTCCGCATGCACGACCCCACCACCAAAGACCGCCAGGGGAACGACCAGGGAAGCCAGTACCGGTCAGCCATTTTTTACACAAGTGAGCTTCAGCGAACCATCGCCGAGCGGGTCAAGCGTACGGTGGACAGGTCAGGGAAATGGAAAGCGCCGCTGGTCACCGAAATCGTCCCGGCCACGACCTTCTACCCGGCCGAGGAGTACCACCAGGATTATCTGCTAAAAAACCCGGGGGGATACAGCTGCCACTATCTGAGGGATTGA
- a CDS encoding RluA family pseudouridine synthase, giving the protein MLTYTITPHDHCRRLESYLRLLLPQASFAYPRKLIRSGAVKVNAAPATADSLLTIDDRVTLKESTSLTALISTERPGLDILYEDDQIAIVNKPSGLAMHRTAEQETNLVEQGTAFMAWRGTPCKLYPVNRLDRGTSGAVILAKSSTAAGIFGRQVKETGLDKLYLALVAGRPDGAGVIDAPLDGKECRTDYRLLAQGCGFSLLELLPFSGRMHQIRRHLEMIGHPILGDQRYSGRVVEELAGFALHSFRTGLTMPDGRRLVVCAPLTDELLALCQQGGIESDSLLPLLKRVALSRDEAGVAGNLPEAECV; this is encoded by the coding sequence ATGCTGACCTATACCATTACGCCCCATGACCACTGCCGCCGTTTGGAGAGCTATCTGCGCCTCCTCCTGCCGCAGGCATCCTTCGCCTACCCCCGCAAGCTGATCAGAAGCGGCGCCGTCAAGGTCAACGCCGCACCGGCAACGGCCGACAGCCTGCTGACCATCGATGACAGGGTGACACTCAAGGAGAGCACCTCGCTGACGGCGCTCATCTCCACTGAGCGGCCCGGCCTGGACATCCTCTACGAGGACGACCAGATCGCCATCGTCAACAAGCCCTCCGGCCTTGCCATGCATCGCACCGCTGAACAAGAAACAAACCTGGTGGAGCAAGGCACGGCCTTCATGGCCTGGCGCGGCACCCCCTGCAAGCTCTACCCGGTCAATCGCCTGGACCGCGGCACATCCGGCGCGGTGATCCTGGCCAAAAGCTCAACAGCGGCCGGCATATTCGGCAGGCAGGTCAAGGAAACCGGTCTGGACAAGCTCTACCTGGCGCTGGTAGCCGGCCGACCCGATGGCGCGGGAGTAATCGATGCGCCACTGGACGGCAAGGAGTGCCGGACCGACTACCGCCTCCTGGCGCAGGGCTGCGGCTTTTCCCTGCTGGAACTGCTGCCGTTCAGCGGACGCATGCACCAGATCAGGCGTCACCTGGAGATGATCGGCCATCCCATCCTGGGAGACCAGCGCTACAGCGGCAGGGTCGTGGAGGAGTTGGCCGGCTTTGCCCTGCACTCCTTCAGGACCGGCCTGACCATGCCGGACGGCAGAAGGCTGGTGGTCTGCGCACCGCTGACCGATGAGTTGCTGGCGCTGTGCCAGCAGGGGGGGATAGAGTCTGACAGTCTCCTGCCGCTCCTGAAACGGGTGGCCCTGAGCCGGGACGAGGCGGGAGTGGCGGGGAATCTTCCGGAAGCGGAGTGCGTGTGA
- a CDS encoding D-2-hydroxyacid dehydrogenase: MNIVVLDGYTLNPGDLSWDDLKELGDTVVYERTPADRTVERIGNAEIVITNKTVIDRDVLDSCPSLRYVGVLATGYNVVDVETARERGITVTNVPSYGTSAVGQFAIALLLEICHHIGLHGRSVREGEWAESADFCYWKQPLIELDGKTMGIIGFGRIGRKTGQIAQALGMRVLAAGSRRVPERESETMQYVELDELLEKSDVISLHCPLSEKTRGIINRDSIARMKDGVIIINTSRGPLIVEEDLAQALSSGKVYAAGLDVVSVEPVQSDNPLLSARNCIITPHIAWAPKEARERLLEIAVGNVRSFCAGSPVNVVNREEK; the protein is encoded by the coding sequence ATGAATATTGTCGTGCTGGACGGATACACCCTGAACCCGGGAGACTTAAGCTGGGACGACCTGAAGGAACTGGGTGACACGGTCGTCTACGAGCGAACCCCGGCAGACAGGACGGTGGAACGTATCGGCAACGCTGAAATCGTCATCACCAACAAGACAGTCATCGACCGGGATGTGCTGGACTCCTGTCCGTCACTGCGCTATGTGGGGGTCCTGGCAACGGGGTACAACGTGGTTGACGTGGAGACAGCACGTGAGCGGGGGATAACCGTCACCAACGTGCCCAGCTACGGGACAAGCGCCGTCGGCCAGTTCGCCATCGCCCTGCTTCTGGAGATCTGCCATCACATAGGCCTGCATGGCCGGAGCGTCAGGGAGGGGGAGTGGGCGGAGAGCGCCGACTTCTGCTACTGGAAACAACCGCTGATCGAACTGGACGGCAAGACCATGGGCATCATCGGTTTCGGGCGCATTGGCCGCAAAACCGGGCAGATCGCCCAGGCCCTGGGAATGAGGGTCCTGGCTGCGGGCAGCAGGAGAGTCCCGGAACGGGAAAGCGAGACCATGCAGTACGTGGAGCTGGACGAACTGCTGGAAAAGTCGGACGTCATCTCCCTGCACTGCCCCCTGTCGGAAAAGACCCGTGGGATCATCAACAGGGACAGCATCGCCAGGATGAAGGACGGGGTGATCATCATCAACACCTCCCGCGGCCCGTTGATCGTCGAAGAGGACCTGGCCCAGGCGCTCAGCTCCGGCAAGGTCTACGCCGCCGGCCTGGACGTCGTCTCCGTCGAGCCGGTGCAAAGCGACAATCCGCTTTTGAGCGCCAGGAACTGCATCATCACCCCGCACATCGCCTGGGCGCCGAAGGAGGCGCGGGAACGACTGCTGGAGATCGCCGTGGGCAACGTCAGGAGCTTCTGTGCCGGATCGCCGGTGAATGTGGTCAACAGAGAGGAGAAGTGA
- a CDS encoding SDR family oxidoreductase, with the protein MNEKTIFITGASAGFGAACARIFSAQGNRLILTARRSDPLLTLQRELSGKTEVHVIPLDVRDRVAVKDAVESLPERFRDIDVLINNAGLALGLEPAHKVDLDDWETMVDTNIKGLMYCTRQILPGMVARNRGHIVNLGSVAGSWPYPGGNVYGGTKAFVEQFSLNLRCDLLGTRVRVTCIQPGMAETEFSKVRFKGNEKMASQVYSGTEALTAEDIAETIYWVINRPEHVNINTLELMSIDQAWSPFAVHRRK; encoded by the coding sequence ATGAACGAAAAAACAATCTTCATCACCGGCGCATCGGCCGGCTTCGGCGCAGCCTGCGCCCGCATCTTCTCCGCCCAGGGAAACCGGCTGATCCTGACGGCGCGCCGTAGCGACCCGCTGCTGACGCTGCAACGGGAGCTGTCCGGAAAAACGGAGGTGCACGTGATTCCCCTGGATGTGCGTGACCGGGTGGCGGTGAAAGACGCCGTGGAGTCGCTCCCCGAGCGTTTCCGCGACATCGACGTGCTGATCAACAACGCCGGCCTGGCCCTGGGTCTGGAGCCGGCCCACAAGGTGGACCTGGACGACTGGGAGACCATGGTGGACACCAACATCAAGGGGCTGATGTACTGCACCCGCCAGATCCTGCCCGGCATGGTGGCCCGCAACCGCGGCCATATCGTCAACCTGGGCTCGGTGGCCGGCAGTTGGCCCTACCCGGGGGGCAACGTCTATGGTGGCACCAAGGCCTTCGTGGAGCAGTTCTCCTTGAACCTGCGCTGCGACCTGCTGGGAACCAGGGTGCGGGTGACCTGCATCCAGCCCGGCATGGCCGAGACGGAGTTCTCCAAGGTCAGGTTCAAGGGGAATGAAAAGATGGCCTCCCAGGTCTACAGCGGTACCGAGGCGCTGACGGCCGAGGACATCGCCGAAACCATATACTGGGTGATCAACCGTCCCGAGCACGTCAATATCAACACCCTGGAGCTGATGTCCATCGACCAGGCCTGGAGCCCCTTCGCCGTCCACCGCCGGAAGTAG
- the proB gene encoding glutamate 5-kinase, which translates to MRRELFRKIKRVVVKIGSRVLTDDEGALDMGVIGRICGDIASLRRQGRQVVLVSSGAIAAGRSELGMTEKPRTIPHKQAAAAIGQTRMMRAYEESFAPHGLKVAQVLLTREDLASRQRFLNARATLDALLGFGVIPVINENDTVVVEEIKFGDNDNLSALVTNVAEAGLLVIMTDIEGFYSADPRSNPDAVLVPLVQGITREIERAAGGSGSSVGTGGMATKVAAAKKAAKNGVPTIIVPGKREGIIATLMAGQEVGTLFLPLDACLNRRKHWLAYSLKPAGRIIVDDGAREVLLKKGKSLLPSGVLRVEGRFERGACVRVCGSDEQEFARGLSDYSSSEIARLAGQRSSRIEAILGYRYGDVIIHRDNLVVL; encoded by the coding sequence ATGCGCCGGGAGCTTTTCAGGAAGATTAAGCGGGTGGTGGTCAAGATCGGCAGCAGGGTGCTGACAGACGATGAGGGCGCCTTGGACATGGGGGTCATCGGACGCATCTGTGGAGATATCGCCAGCCTGCGCAGGCAGGGGCGCCAGGTGGTGCTGGTCTCCTCCGGAGCCATCGCCGCCGGCCGCAGCGAGCTGGGCATGACCGAAAAGCCCCGGACCATACCGCACAAGCAGGCTGCGGCGGCCATCGGCCAGACCCGCATGATGCGGGCCTACGAGGAGTCTTTTGCTCCCCACGGCCTCAAGGTGGCCCAGGTGCTGCTTACCAGGGAGGACCTGGCCAGCCGGCAGCGTTTCCTGAATGCCCGTGCCACCCTGGACGCCCTCTTGGGCTTCGGCGTCATCCCGGTGATCAACGAGAACGACACGGTGGTGGTGGAAGAGATCAAGTTTGGCGACAACGACAACCTCTCCGCCCTGGTGACCAACGTGGCCGAGGCCGGGCTGCTGGTGATCATGACCGATATCGAGGGGTTTTACAGTGCTGATCCGCGCAGCAACCCGGATGCGGTGCTGGTGCCGCTGGTCCAGGGGATCACCCGCGAGATCGAGCGTGCCGCCGGCGGTTCCGGCTCCAGTGTCGGCACCGGGGGCATGGCCACCAAGGTGGCGGCCGCCAAGAAGGCCGCCAAGAATGGTGTGCCCACCATCATCGTGCCGGGCAAGCGCGAGGGGATCATCGCCACGCTCATGGCCGGCCAGGAGGTGGGGACCCTGTTTCTGCCGCTAGACGCCTGCCTGAACCGGCGCAAGCACTGGCTCGCCTATTCCCTGAAACCGGCCGGGCGGATCATCGTGGATGACGGCGCCCGCGAGGTGCTGCTGAAGAAGGGGAAGAGTCTGTTGCCCTCCGGCGTGCTGCGGGTGGAGGGGCGTTTCGAGCGGGGCGCCTGCGTTAGGGTCTGCGGTTCGGACGAGCAGGAGTTCGCCCGGGGGCTGTCCGACTACTCCAGCAGCGAAATCGCCCGTCTGGCCGGCCAGAGGAGCAGCCGCATCGAGGCCATCCTGGGCTACCGCTACGGTGACGTGATCATCCACCGGGACAATCTGGTGGTGCTGTAA
- the obgE gene encoding GTPase ObgE, with protein sequence MKFIDEVTLFASSGHGGAGCVAFRREKFIEFGGPNGGDGGKGGDVVFVAKAGLSSLLELRHRPHQKAEKGHNGQGKNRHGASGADLVIKVPVGTVISDAESGEQLADLAENGQRVVLLKGGRGGQGNARFASATHKTPRFAQPGEEGQEAKLRLELKLMADVGLLGLPNAGKSSLITKISAARPKIADYPFTTIKPSLGVVPYKNARSFVMADIPGIIEGAHEGAGLGHRFLKHLERSGILLHLVDISWMPERDPLAEYEAVTRELTMFSPELAAKEQVVVITKLDLPQTREKLAEIRSWFEERGIRVFPISSATGEGVGELLDEIARRLWGRIEEEW encoded by the coding sequence GTGAAATTCATCGACGAAGTAACCCTGTTCGCCTCTTCCGGCCATGGCGGCGCCGGCTGCGTGGCTTTCCGCCGCGAGAAGTTCATCGAGTTCGGCGGTCCCAACGGCGGCGACGGCGGCAAGGGGGGGGATGTGGTTTTCGTGGCCAAGGCCGGGCTGTCATCCCTGCTGGAGCTGCGCCACCGCCCGCACCAGAAGGCCGAGAAGGGACATAACGGGCAGGGGAAGAACCGCCATGGCGCGTCCGGCGCCGATCTGGTGATCAAGGTTCCGGTGGGCACGGTGATCAGCGATGCCGAGAGCGGCGAGCAGTTGGCCGACCTGGCCGAGAACGGCCAACGGGTGGTGCTGCTCAAGGGGGGGCGCGGCGGACAGGGCAATGCCCGCTTTGCCTCCGCCACCCATAAGACCCCCCGTTTCGCCCAGCCGGGGGAAGAGGGGCAGGAGGCTAAGCTGCGGCTTGAGCTGAAGCTGATGGCCGATGTGGGGCTTTTGGGGCTGCCCAATGCGGGCAAGTCGTCGCTGATAACCAAGATTTCTGCAGCGCGGCCCAAGATCGCCGATTACCCCTTCACCACCATCAAGCCCTCCCTGGGGGTGGTGCCGTACAAAAACGCACGTTCCTTTGTCATGGCCGACATACCGGGCATCATCGAGGGGGCCCACGAGGGGGCCGGCCTGGGGCACCGCTTCCTCAAGCACCTGGAACGTTCCGGGATCCTGCTGCACCTGGTGGACATCTCCTGGATGCCGGAGCGTGATCCCCTGGCCGAGTACGAGGCGGTCACCCGCGAACTGACCATGTTCAGCCCCGAGCTGGCGGCCAAGGAACAGGTGGTGGTGATCACCAAGCTGGACCTGCCCCAGACCCGCGAGAAACTGGCGGAGATCAGGAGCTGGTTCGAGGAGCGGGGCATCAGGGTCTTTCCGATCTCCTCCGCCACCGGCGAGGGGGTTGGCGAACTTTTGGACGAGATCGCCCGCCGCCTGTGGGGCCGGATTGAAGAGGAGTGGTGA
- the rdgC gene encoding recombination-associated protein RdgC, translating to MGVYANTVSITQFTISGDIPQKDQFDWFSGKLAGRAFQSIENSSDELSEGWTQVDHPDDSGFQLPSAFWRDNYLVFSLRRDQRRIPAAVLKSHTAREEGAFLAQHPNLRRTPKDKRTEIKEQVQLRLMTRCLPVPATVDVVWDLKRGVLTLFSLGSKVVERFEDIFRKSFEGLHPLAIHPFARASMLLEGELLEKLEKANQANSDSAVALIRDNQWLGWDFLLWLLQRGLNGEGDFRISRPGHFSTGEGFTAWIDDRILLQGGGEEGGIQKVSVSGSQDSYLEAISAIKGGKKITSATICMEKDENLWKLTLKGETFGFASFKCPQVRIERDSTVEEMSEREAAFFERMFLLEQGIQLFDSLFVTFLEERLTDAWNGRIVAIQEWLEGK from the coding sequence ATGGGCGTCTATGCCAACACTGTCAGCATCACCCAGTTCACCATCAGCGGCGACATCCCCCAGAAGGACCAGTTTGACTGGTTCTCCGGGAAACTGGCCGGCCGCGCCTTCCAGTCCATCGAAAACTCCAGCGACGAACTCTCCGAGGGGTGGACCCAGGTGGACCATCCCGACGATTCCGGTTTCCAACTCCCGTCAGCCTTCTGGCGCGACAACTACCTGGTATTTTCTCTGCGCCGCGACCAGCGCAGGATACCGGCCGCCGTCCTCAAGTCCCACACTGCCCGCGAAGAGGGGGCCTTTCTGGCCCAGCACCCTAACCTGCGGCGCACGCCCAAGGACAAGCGCACCGAGATCAAGGAGCAGGTGCAGTTGCGCCTCATGACCCGCTGTCTGCCGGTCCCCGCCACGGTGGACGTTGTCTGGGACCTGAAGCGCGGCGTGCTGACCCTGTTCAGCCTGGGAAGCAAGGTGGTCGAGCGCTTCGAGGACATCTTCCGCAAGAGCTTCGAGGGGCTGCACCCGCTGGCGATCCATCCCTTTGCCCGGGCCAGCATGCTGCTGGAGGGGGAGTTGCTGGAAAAGCTGGAGAAAGCCAACCAGGCCAATTCCGATTCTGCCGTTGCCCTGATCCGCGACAACCAGTGGCTTGGCTGGGACTTTCTGCTCTGGCTCCTGCAGCGCGGCCTGAACGGCGAGGGGGATTTCAGGATCAGCCGTCCCGGACACTTCAGCACGGGCGAAGGGTTCACCGCCTGGATCGACGACCGCATCTTGCTCCAGGGTGGAGGCGAGGAGGGGGGCATCCAGAAGGTCTCCGTGTCAGGCTCCCAGGACAGCTACCTGGAGGCCATCTCCGCCATCAAGGGGGGCAAGAAGATCACCAGCGCCACCATCTGCATGGAGAAGGACGAGAACCTCTGGAAGCTGACCCTGAAAGGGGAGACCTTCGGTTTCGCCTCCTTCAAATGCCCCCAGGTGCGCATCGAGCGGGACAGCACCGTGGAGGAGATGAGCGAACGGGAGGCGGCCTTCTTCGAGCGCATGTTCCTGCTGGAGCAGGGGATCCAGCTCTTTGACAGCCTGTTCGTAACCTTTCTGGAGGAGCGGCTGACGGACGCCTGGAACGGGCGCATCGTGGCCATCCAGGAGTGGTTGGAGGGTAAGTGA
- a CDS encoding Do family serine endopeptidase, which translates to MSTAFQWSLRLVIGMVVLAVSLPLPSFARVISPDFVELSTKLTPTVVNIRTVKNIKPAQRSQRSPQGNQHDKFFEEFFGRFFDEMPQQRPRREQSLGTGFIIDAEGYVLTNNHVVSGADEVMVKLADGRELKGEIKGVDEKLDLALVKINDGKTFPFAELGDSDALQVGEWVMAIGNPFGLAHTVTAGIVSAKGRVIGSGPYDDFIQTDASINPGNSGGPLFNASGKVIGINTAIIAGGGGGIGFAIPVNIAKATVSQLRQSGKVTRGYLGVRFQPLTPELAKSFGLESDKGALISSVEKEGPAEKAGLKAGDVILEFDGKAINEGSELPRYVAVTPVGKKVKVLFARDGKRQSLNVVIAKLKDGEQAAVDGDGGAESDKIGITVQELTRELAGRIGIREAKGLVVTQVTPGSPAEEAGVTTGAVIIEINGQRPDNLQKFNAVLSTIKKGDIVRLLLRRSDGSIQYVGMRAE; encoded by the coding sequence ATGTCAACAGCATTCCAATGGTCGCTGCGCCTCGTGATCGGGATGGTGGTCCTCGCCGTCTCTCTTCCGCTACCGTCATTCGCCAGGGTGATCAGTCCCGATTTCGTCGAACTCTCCACGAAACTGACCCCCACGGTGGTCAACATCCGCACGGTAAAGAACATCAAGCCGGCGCAACGCAGCCAGCGCTCGCCCCAGGGCAATCAGCACGACAAGTTCTTCGAGGAATTCTTCGGCCGCTTTTTCGATGAGATGCCCCAGCAACGTCCCCGTCGCGAGCAGAGCCTGGGCACCGGTTTCATCATCGATGCCGAGGGGTACGTGCTCACCAACAACCATGTGGTCAGCGGCGCCGACGAGGTGATGGTCAAGCTGGCCGACGGGCGCGAGCTGAAGGGGGAGATCAAGGGGGTCGACGAGAAGCTGGACCTGGCCCTGGTCAAGATCAACGATGGCAAGACCTTTCCCTTTGCCGAGCTGGGTGACAGCGATGCGCTGCAGGTGGGGGAATGGGTCATGGCCATTGGAAACCCCTTCGGCCTGGCCCATACCGTCACTGCCGGCATCGTCAGCGCCAAGGGGCGCGTGATCGGCAGCGGCCCCTATGACGACTTCATCCAGACCGATGCCTCCATCAACCCGGGCAACTCCGGCGGCCCGCTCTTCAACGCCAGCGGCAAGGTGATCGGCATCAATACCGCCATCATCGCCGGCGGCGGTGGCGGCATCGGCTTCGCCATTCCGGTCAATATCGCTAAAGCCACTGTCAGCCAATTGCGCCAGAGCGGCAAGGTCACCCGCGGCTATCTGGGGGTGCGCTTCCAGCCGCTGACGCCTGAACTGGCCAAATCCTTTGGCCTGGAATCGGACAAGGGTGCCCTGATCTCCAGTGTGGAAAAAGAGGGGCCGGCGGAGAAGGCCGGACTCAAGGCTGGCGACGTGATCCTGGAGTTCGACGGCAAGGCGATCAACGAGGGGAGCGAACTCCCCCGCTATGTGGCGGTGACGCCGGTGGGCAAGAAGGTCAAGGTCCTGTTCGCCCGTGACGGCAAGCGCCAGAGCCTGAATGTGGTCATCGCCAAGCTGAAGGATGGCGAACAGGCGGCGGTGGATGGCGACGGCGGTGCGGAGAGCGACAAAATCGGCATAACCGTCCAGGAACTGACCAGGGAACTGGCCGGCCGCATCGGCATCAGGGAGGCAAAGGGACTGGTGGTGACCCAGGTTACGCCCGGATCACCGGCCGAAGAGGCAGGGGTGACCACCGGGGCCGTCATCATCGAGATCAACGGCCAGCGTCCCGACAACCTGCAGAAATTCAATGCCGTGCTCTCCACGATCAAGAAGGGGGACATCGTGCGTCTCCTGTTGCGCCGTTCCGACGGCAGCATCCAGTACGTGGGGATGCGGGCCGAATAA